In the genome of Dickeya fangzhongdai, one region contains:
- a CDS encoding flavocytochrome c, producing the protein MNINDQVLSPFILPNGVELKNRLLMAPMTTCTGFYDGTVTKELVEYYQVRAGSIGAVIVECCFIDDKGLAFPGAIGIDNDDKIAGLAKVASAIKEKGSKAILQIYHGGRMVEPKLIGGQSPVGPSAVAAPREGAAVPVALTGEEVEAMIAKFGEGVRRAIEAGFDGVEIHGANTYLIQQFYSPNSNQRTDEWGGSRDNRARFPLAVLEITHKMARQYADASFIIGYRFSPEEIEEPGIRFDDTLYLLEKLAARGLDYLHFSMGYTLRSSIVDTTDPTPLIGKYVAMRSDTLAKVPVIGVGGVVNKADADAALEHGYDLVAVGKACIAYPDWTDRLINQQKLELFIDSTQREALTIPEPLWRFSLVEAMIRDMSLSAKKFKAGVFQEKVQDDAGELVINVSLETDRIADVTLEPNSQLNTDFVSSFEVIRSRILDANSPHVDAVTGATTQSEAVKKAVSKALAKSCKAAIMAEGGDPADMQRYDVVVIGSGGAGLAAAIQACDDGANVLIVEKMSSIGGNTIKASVGMNAAGTRFQKIKGIVDDKERFYEETLKGGKLKNNPELLKRFVEGAPMAIEWLAERGIELNDITITGGMSVDRTHRPADGSAVGGFLISGLVKNINKRNIDVMLETSVVDIVHDAGAITGVRVLNEDNEQLTIATKGVVVATGGFSANREMVVKYRPDLDGFVTTNHQGATGSGIEILEKVGADTVDLGEIQIHPTVEQTTSYLISESIRGGGAILVNQQGHRFFNEMETRDKVSAAIIGLPEKYAYILFDEQVRAKNKAADEYLSRGFVVSAASPRELADKLSIDFHALLATLERYNLFVDKQHDDDFGRKTALRHPINQGPFYAIRIAPGVHHTMGGVVINTDTAVLDSKKRVIRGAFAAGEVVGGIHGGNRIGGNAVADIIVFGIQAGRNAASYVQL; encoded by the coding sequence GCTGCTTTATCGATGATAAAGGGCTGGCGTTTCCGGGCGCGATTGGCATCGACAACGACGACAAGATCGCCGGACTGGCGAAAGTCGCCTCGGCCATCAAGGAAAAGGGCTCGAAAGCCATTTTGCAGATCTACCACGGCGGGCGCATGGTGGAGCCGAAACTGATTGGCGGCCAGTCGCCGGTCGGGCCGAGCGCCGTTGCCGCGCCGCGCGAAGGGGCGGCCGTTCCGGTCGCGCTGACGGGCGAAGAGGTGGAAGCCATGATCGCCAAATTTGGCGAAGGGGTGCGCCGCGCCATTGAAGCCGGCTTCGACGGCGTGGAAATCCACGGCGCCAATACCTACCTGATTCAGCAGTTTTACTCCCCGAACTCCAACCAGCGCACCGATGAATGGGGCGGCAGCCGCGACAATCGCGCCAGATTCCCGCTCGCCGTGCTGGAAATCACCCACAAGATGGCGCGCCAGTATGCGGATGCGTCCTTCATCATCGGCTATCGCTTCTCGCCGGAGGAAATCGAAGAGCCGGGCATCCGGTTTGACGACACCCTGTACCTGCTGGAAAAACTGGCGGCGCGTGGGCTGGATTACCTGCATTTTTCTATGGGATACACTCTGCGCTCATCCATCGTCGATACCACCGATCCCACCCCGCTGATTGGCAAATATGTCGCCATGCGTTCCGATACGCTGGCTAAGGTGCCGGTAATCGGCGTCGGCGGCGTGGTGAATAAAGCGGATGCCGACGCGGCGCTGGAACACGGTTACGATCTGGTGGCGGTGGGGAAAGCCTGCATTGCCTATCCGGACTGGACCGATCGCCTCATCAATCAACAGAAGCTCGAACTGTTTATCGACAGCACCCAACGTGAAGCCCTGACCATTCCCGAACCGCTGTGGCGCTTCTCGCTGGTGGAAGCGATGATCCGCGACATGAGCTTGTCGGCGAAAAAATTCAAGGCGGGCGTGTTTCAGGAGAAAGTGCAGGACGACGCCGGCGAGCTGGTGATCAACGTCAGCCTGGAAACGGATCGCATCGCCGATGTTACGCTGGAGCCTAATTCGCAGCTGAATACCGATTTCGTCAGCAGCTTTGAGGTTATCCGCTCCCGTATTCTTGACGCCAATAGCCCGCATGTGGATGCGGTCACCGGCGCCACCACCCAGAGCGAAGCGGTGAAAAAAGCGGTGTCCAAGGCGCTGGCTAAGTCCTGTAAAGCGGCGATTATGGCGGAAGGCGGCGACCCGGCGGACATGCAGCGTTATGACGTGGTGGTGATCGGCAGCGGCGGCGCCGGTCTGGCTGCGGCGATTCAGGCTTGCGATGACGGCGCCAACGTGCTGATTGTCGAGAAGATGTCCAGCATCGGCGGCAACACCATCAAGGCGTCCGTGGGTATGAACGCGGCAGGAACTCGTTTCCAGAAAATAAAAGGCATCGTAGACGACAAGGAACGGTTCTACGAGGAGACTCTGAAAGGCGGTAAGTTAAAAAATAATCCCGAATTGCTGAAACGATTCGTGGAAGGTGCGCCGATGGCGATCGAGTGGCTGGCGGAGCGCGGCATCGAACTGAACGACATTACCATTACCGGCGGGATGAGCGTGGATCGCACCCATCGCCCGGCGGATGGTTCGGCGGTAGGCGGCTTCCTGATCAGCGGTCTGGTGAAAAACATCAACAAGCGCAATATCGATGTGATGCTGGAGACGTCGGTTGTCGATATCGTCCATGACGCCGGCGCGATTACCGGTGTACGGGTGCTTAACGAGGACAATGAACAGCTGACCATCGCCACCAAAGGCGTGGTGGTCGCCACCGGCGGGTTCAGCGCCAACCGCGAGATGGTGGTGAAATACCGCCCGGATCTGGACGGCTTCGTCACCACCAACCACCAAGGCGCTACCGGCAGCGGTATTGAGATTCTGGAGAAAGTGGGCGCCGATACCGTCGACCTGGGGGAAATTCAGATCCACCCGACGGTCGAGCAGACCACGTCTTACCTGATCTCCGAATCCATTCGCGGCGGCGGTGCGATTCTGGTGAACCAGCAGGGGCATCGCTTCTTTAACGAGATGGAAACCCGCGACAAGGTGTCGGCGGCAATTATCGGCCTGCCGGAGAAGTATGCCTATATCCTGTTTGACGAGCAGGTGAGGGCGAAGAACAAGGCGGCGGACGAATATCTGTCCCGTGGTTTTGTGGTGAGCGCCGCTTCTCCGCGCGAGCTGGCGGACAAGCTGTCTATCGACTTCCACGCTCTGCTGGCGACGCTGGAACGCTACAACCTGTTTGTCGACAAGCAGCATGATGACGACTTCGGCCGTAAAACCGCGTTGCGCCACCCCATCAATCAGGGGCCGTTCTACGCTATCCGCATCGCGCCCGGCGTGCACCACACCATGGGCGGCGTGGTGATCAACACCGATACCGCGGTGCTGGACAGCAAGAAACGGGTGATCCGGGGCGCCTTCGCCGCCGGTGAAGTGGTGGGCGGCATCCACGGCGGTAATCGCATCGGCGGCAACGCCGTCGCCGATATCATCGTTTTTGGTATTCAGGCGGGCCGTAACGCGGCATCTTACGTGCAGTTATAA
- a CDS encoding FAD:protein FMN transferase: protein MPSDDRVYVYSTVLMGSPILLKLFEPNEHLASQVFGRIKQLEDTLTVNRADSEVMDINRAAGKHPVVVSQLLFNLIKRAREVSLLEGSCFNFTIGPVVKRWKIGFQGHSVPPADELRALLALTDPHHVVLNAQDCSVWLEKAGMEIDLGAIAKGYIADVVRQFLYQHHVYHALINLGGNVLALGRPQSGGQAGWSVGLQKPFGDNGELIGVVHVANKSVVTSGIYERYFECDGRLYHHILDPKTGYPLDNELLSVTIISDASIDGDIYTTLIYGLGVEKGVAYLSRLPHIEAIFVTKDRRVILSSQRQYAFTLLDTGYELAAV, encoded by the coding sequence ATGCCGTCAGACGATCGGGTTTACGTCTATTCCACCGTACTCATGGGCTCGCCCATTCTTCTCAAATTGTTTGAACCGAATGAACATCTGGCATCGCAGGTGTTTGGCCGCATTAAACAACTGGAGGATACGTTGACCGTTAACCGGGCTGATTCCGAAGTCATGGACATCAACCGTGCCGCAGGCAAACACCCGGTTGTCGTCAGCCAGCTGCTGTTCAATCTGATTAAGCGCGCCAGAGAGGTCAGCCTGCTGGAGGGCAGTTGCTTCAATTTCACCATCGGGCCGGTGGTGAAACGCTGGAAAATCGGCTTTCAGGGCCACAGCGTGCCGCCCGCCGACGAATTGCGGGCATTACTGGCGCTGACCGACCCTCACCACGTCGTGCTCAATGCGCAGGACTGCTCGGTATGGCTGGAAAAAGCGGGGATGGAAATCGATCTGGGGGCGATCGCGAAAGGGTATATCGCCGATGTCGTCAGGCAATTCCTGTATCAGCACCATGTCTATCATGCGCTGATCAATCTGGGCGGCAACGTGCTGGCGCTTGGCAGACCGCAGAGCGGCGGTCAGGCGGGCTGGTCGGTAGGATTGCAAAAGCCGTTTGGCGACAACGGCGAGCTGATCGGCGTGGTTCACGTGGCGAACAAGTCGGTGGTGACGTCCGGCATTTACGAGCGTTATTTCGAGTGCGATGGCCGCCTTTATCACCATATTCTCGACCCGAAAACCGGTTACCCGCTGGATAACGAACTGCTCAGCGTGACCATCATTTCCGATGCCTCCATCGACGGGGACATCTACACCACCCTGATTTACGGCCTGGGCGTGGAAAAAGGCGTGGCTTACCTGTCCCGGCTACCGCATATCGAAGCCATTTTCGTGACCAAAGACCGGCGGGTGATTCTCTCCTCGCAGCGGCAGTATGCTTTTACGCTGCTGGATACGGGGTACGAGCTGGCTGCGGTGTGA
- a CDS encoding TetR/AcrR family transcriptional regulator translates to MARVSKQQMERNREEIIQVSSQLFRERGLNGVSVNDLMAAAGLTHGGFYGHFASKDELAAIASRKALEDSSTRWQALSQQPDQHNLRTLVENYLSSAHRDGVKDGCAISALASDVARESEDKPVREVYLNGVKAMLGRLESLSETEDDEQRRQQALTQVVLLAGALMLSRATAGDPLSDEFLAAAKKALLGEE, encoded by the coding sequence ATGGCCCGTGTATCAAAACAGCAGATGGAGCGTAACCGCGAAGAAATTATTCAGGTTTCTTCACAGCTCTTTCGTGAACGTGGCCTGAATGGCGTCAGCGTGAATGATTTGATGGCGGCAGCCGGGTTAACCCACGGTGGTTTCTACGGACACTTTGCCTCCAAAGATGAACTGGCCGCTATCGCCAGCCGTAAAGCTCTTGAAGATTCCAGCACCCGCTGGCAGGCGCTCAGCCAACAGCCGGATCAACACAACCTGCGTACGCTGGTAGAAAACTACCTGTCTTCCGCCCACCGCGATGGCGTGAAGGACGGATGCGCGATCAGCGCGTTAGCCAGCGATGTGGCTCGGGAAAGCGAAGATAAGCCAGTACGTGAGGTGTATCTCAATGGCGTGAAAGCCATGCTGGGCAGACTGGAGTCCCTTTCCGAGACGGAAGACGACGAACAGCGCAGGCAACAGGCGCTGACGCAGGTGGTTTTGTTGGCCGGCGCGCTGATGTTGTCACGCGCGACCGCCGGGGACCCGTTGTCGGATGAGTTTCTCGCCGCAGCCAAAAAAGCGCTGCTGGGCGAAGAGTAA
- a CDS encoding aldo/keto reductase: MQYTTFGRNTGLRVSELALGTGNFGTGWGYGSEKEEAKQVFERYADAGGNFIDTADAYQFGQSEQLVGEFIAAERDHFVVATKYTLGAAPTPDIAQTGNSRRNMISSVENSLKRLKTDRIDVLWAHFDDQLTPLEEIVRTFDDLIRAGKIQYAGLSNFPAWRIARADTMAELRGWSRIAGIQVEYSLAQRTAERELLPMAEALGLAATLWSPLGGGLLTGKYRHSNEGRLTGFGGRLVHIEQDTALLDEVIAVSQEQQRQPLHIAIAWLRQKAAHSSTSLIPILGSRTRNQLDDTLTALEVTLSDEQMARLEIASAISLGTPHDQIAGSLPRAQGGDSARIASLRPPRA; the protein is encoded by the coding sequence ATGCAATACACCACGTTTGGCCGAAACACAGGATTACGCGTCTCTGAACTGGCCCTCGGCACCGGTAATTTTGGCACCGGATGGGGCTATGGATCAGAAAAAGAAGAAGCGAAACAGGTATTTGAACGCTACGCTGACGCCGGCGGCAATTTCATCGACACGGCAGACGCCTATCAGTTCGGCCAGTCCGAGCAGTTGGTAGGGGAGTTCATCGCTGCCGAACGCGATCACTTCGTGGTCGCCACCAAGTATACCCTTGGCGCGGCGCCGACCCCGGATATCGCGCAGACCGGCAACAGCCGCCGCAATATGATTTCCTCGGTGGAAAATAGCCTGAAACGGTTGAAAACCGATCGCATTGATGTGCTATGGGCACACTTTGACGACCAGTTAACCCCGCTTGAAGAGATCGTCCGCACCTTTGACGATCTGATCCGTGCCGGAAAAATTCAGTATGCCGGGCTATCCAATTTCCCTGCCTGGCGCATCGCCAGAGCGGATACGATGGCGGAACTGCGCGGCTGGTCGCGTATCGCCGGGATACAGGTGGAATACAGCCTGGCACAACGCACCGCCGAGCGGGAACTGCTGCCGATGGCGGAAGCGCTGGGGCTGGCGGCGACACTCTGGTCGCCGTTGGGCGGTGGTCTGCTGACCGGAAAATACCGTCACAGCAATGAAGGGCGTCTGACGGGGTTTGGCGGCAGGCTGGTGCATATCGAGCAGGATACCGCGCTGCTGGATGAAGTCATCGCCGTATCACAGGAGCAACAGCGACAGCCCCTGCACATTGCCATCGCCTGGTTGCGACAGAAAGCGGCCCATTCCAGCACCAGTCTGATCCCCATTCTGGGTTCCCGCACCCGAAATCAGTTGGATGATACCCTCACAGCGCTGGAGGTGACGCTAAGCGATGAACAGATGGCGCGCCTTGAGATCGCCAGCGCCATTTCGCTCGGAACGCCGCACGATCAGATCGCCGGCAGTCTGCCCCGCGCTCAGGGCGGCGACAGCGCTCGCATCGCCAGTCTACGACCGCCGCGCGCCTGA
- a CDS encoding SDR family NAD(P)-dependent oxidoreductase, producing the protein MNTTPAVLITGASSGIGAVYAERFARRGHDLVLVARDHTRMDTLAVRLRQDYGVTVDVLPADLTQPDELAAVETRLREDSHIGILVNNAGMNIGGSFLEQATDDIERLVALNTMALVRLASAVAPRLATAGGGAIINIGSVVGLAPEFGLTVYGATKAFVLFLSQGLSLELAPRGIYVQAVLPAATRTEIWERSGTDINTLPAVMEVEELVDAALVGFDRREPVTIPPLHEAGQWDAYQHARQAMLPGFSQANAAARYRLMHSPIQNCVRSAPVLFTQATDSLMTKQ; encoded by the coding sequence ATGAATACCACTCCTGCTGTTCTCATCACTGGTGCGTCATCGGGGATTGGCGCTGTTTATGCCGAACGTTTTGCGCGTCGCGGCCATGATCTGGTGCTGGTTGCCCGCGACCATACGCGGATGGATACGCTGGCTGTTCGCCTGCGTCAGGACTACGGCGTGACGGTTGATGTCCTGCCTGCCGATCTTACCCAACCTGACGAGCTTGCTGCGGTGGAGACGCGACTGCGCGAAGACAGCCATATCGGGATCCTGGTGAATAACGCGGGTATGAATATCGGTGGGAGCTTCCTTGAACAGGCGACGGACGATATCGAGCGGCTTGTCGCGCTCAACACGATGGCGCTGGTGCGGCTTGCCAGCGCGGTTGCACCGCGTCTGGCGACGGCAGGCGGGGGCGCCATCATCAATATTGGCTCTGTAGTCGGTTTGGCGCCGGAGTTCGGGTTGACCGTTTACGGTGCGACCAAGGCGTTTGTGCTGTTTCTTTCTCAGGGACTCAGCCTCGAACTGGCTCCCAGGGGCATCTACGTTCAGGCAGTGCTTCCGGCGGCGACGCGCACAGAGATTTGGGAACGTTCAGGCACCGACATCAATACGCTTCCCGCCGTGATGGAAGTTGAGGAACTGGTGGATGCCGCGCTGGTTGGTTTTGATCGCCGCGAGCCGGTAACTATCCCGCCGCTCCACGAAGCCGGGCAATGGGATGCTTATCAACACGCCCGGCAAGCCATGCTGCCGGGGTTTTCGCAGGCGAATGCCGCCGCACGTTATCGACTGATGCACTCGCCGATACAGAATTGCGTCCGTAGCGCGCCGGTTTTATTTACTCAGGCAACAGACAGCCTGATGACGAAGCAATAG
- a CDS encoding oxidoreductase: MTSNKPIALVTGASSGIGEATAERLVQAGYKVYGTSRRGAQAGQRRFDLLALDVTSDESVDAAVSELLRREGRIDLLVNNAGFGLSPAGAEESSIEQAQAVFDTNFLGVVRMTRAVVPHMRQQGGGRIINIGSILGVVPMPYVALYAASKHAVEGYSEALDHELRTRGIRVSVIEPAYTKTQFESNNVPPDAVLDEYAPVRRALEKVVRLAMASADDPAVVAEVVLKAARAKRPKLRYSAGAAAARLRLLRRFAPGLLDSGIRKSLQLDA; this comes from the coding sequence ATGACATCAAATAAACCCATCGCGCTGGTTACCGGCGCCTCATCGGGAATCGGTGAAGCTACAGCGGAACGGCTGGTACAGGCCGGCTATAAGGTATACGGCACCAGCAGACGAGGTGCTCAGGCCGGGCAGCGGCGGTTTGATCTGCTGGCGCTGGATGTGACTTCTGATGAATCGGTCGACGCCGCCGTGAGCGAACTACTCCGGCGGGAAGGGCGTATCGATCTGCTGGTGAACAACGCGGGTTTTGGACTTAGCCCGGCCGGGGCGGAAGAAAGCTCAATCGAACAGGCGCAAGCGGTCTTCGACACCAATTTTCTGGGCGTTGTCCGTATGACCCGCGCCGTGGTGCCCCACATGCGCCAACAGGGCGGCGGCCGCATCATCAACATCGGTTCCATTCTCGGCGTCGTGCCGATGCCTTATGTGGCGCTTTACGCGGCCAGCAAACATGCGGTCGAAGGCTATTCAGAGGCGCTGGATCACGAATTACGCACGCGCGGTATCCGGGTTTCGGTCATTGAGCCTGCGTATACCAAAACGCAGTTCGAGTCCAACAACGTGCCGCCGGATGCGGTGCTGGATGAATACGCCCCGGTACGCCGGGCGCTGGAAAAGGTGGTGAGGCTGGCAATGGCGAGCGCGGATGATCCGGCTGTGGTAGCTGAGGTTGTACTGAAAGCGGCCCGCGCAAAACGTCCGAAACTTCGCTATTCGGCAGGCGCGGCCGCGGCTCGCCTGCGACTGCTGCGCCGATTCGCGCCGGGTTTACTGGACTCGGGTATCCGCAAAAGTTTGCAGCTTGATGCGTAG
- a CDS encoding NADP-dependent oxidoreductase has protein sequence MKAFIIDRYGRRSSGRIGEMPEPELRGDDVLIQVHAAGVNLLDAKIRNGEFRLILPYRLPLALGNDVAGVVVRVGSKVTRFRPGDEVYARPDQERIGAFAEFIAVKEDSLALKPGNLSMEEAASIPLVSLTAWQVLVETAKLKKGQKVLIHAGSGGVGAIAIQLAKHLGAFVATTTGTSNVEWVKALGADVVIDYRKQDFETVLHGYDVVLNSLGNDVLEKSLRVLRPGGQLISISGPPAPEFATEQGLSWGLKQVMRLLSHRIRKQARQKGVSYAFVFMRASGEQLDEISALIESGIIRPVVDRVFPFDATADALSYVETGRAKGKVVVRLR, from the coding sequence ATGAAGGCGTTCATTATCGATCGCTATGGCCGCAGAAGCAGCGGACGAATTGGCGAAATGCCTGAGCCGGAGTTACGGGGCGATGACGTCCTGATTCAGGTTCATGCCGCCGGCGTCAATCTGCTTGATGCCAAAATCAGGAACGGCGAATTCAGGCTGATTCTGCCGTATCGTTTGCCGTTGGCGTTGGGAAACGATGTCGCAGGCGTTGTCGTTCGCGTCGGGTCAAAGGTAACGCGATTCAGGCCGGGCGATGAGGTCTACGCACGGCCAGACCAGGAACGTATCGGCGCCTTTGCCGAATTCATCGCCGTCAAAGAGGATTCGCTGGCGCTGAAACCCGGCAACCTCAGCATGGAAGAAGCGGCTTCTATTCCGCTGGTCAGCCTGACGGCCTGGCAGGTGTTGGTTGAAACCGCAAAGTTGAAGAAAGGGCAGAAGGTGCTGATTCATGCCGGCTCCGGCGGCGTGGGCGCCATCGCTATCCAGCTTGCCAAACATCTCGGCGCTTTCGTCGCCACCACCACCGGCACGAGTAACGTCGAATGGGTAAAAGCGCTGGGGGCGGATGTGGTCATTGATTACAGGAAGCAGGATTTTGAAACCGTACTGCATGGCTACGATGTGGTGCTGAACAGTTTGGGCAATGACGTGCTGGAAAAATCGCTGCGGGTGTTGAGACCCGGCGGGCAGCTCATCTCCATCTCCGGCCCGCCCGCACCGGAGTTTGCGACAGAACAGGGGTTGTCATGGGGGCTGAAACAGGTGATGCGTCTCCTGAGTCACCGTATCCGGAAGCAGGCCCGGCAGAAGGGCGTGAGTTATGCGTTTGTCTTTATGCGGGCCAGCGGAGAGCAGCTTGATGAAATTAGCGCTCTCATTGAGTCAGGCATCATCAGGCCGGTGGTGGATCGGGTCTTTCCATTTGATGCAACGGCAGATGCGCTATCTTACGTTGAGACCGGGCGGGCGAAAGGTAAGGTGGTCGTCAGATTGAGATAG